One window of Pelmatolapia mariae isolate MD_Pm_ZW linkage group LG18, Pm_UMD_F_2, whole genome shotgun sequence genomic DNA carries:
- the atpsckmt gene encoding ATP synthase subunit C lysine N-methyltransferase, with protein MSQEELLLDSGQPNEDNRDRKGRSRIGLVVTGLVGGSLVALYAVAAPFVAPALRKVCLPFVPATTTQVENVLKALRARSGTLVDIGSGDGRIVIAAAKHGFRASGFELNPWLVWYSRYRAWREGVYCSTSFHISDLWKVSFAQYSNVVIFGVPQMMEKLELKLASELPSTAKVVACRFPFPTWIPESTAGEGIDTVWVYDAKTFKSHL; from the exons ATGTCACAAGAGGAGCTCCTGCTGGACTCGGGACAGCCTAATGAGGATAACAGGGACAGAAAGGGCAGGAGCCGCATTGGGCTCGTTGTAACAGGTTTAGTGGGAGGGTCGCTGGTTGCTCTGTACGCAGTGGCTGCTCCGTTTGTAGCCCCTGCCCTGAGGAAAGTCTGCCTCCCGTTTGTCCCGGCCACCACGACTCAGGTGGAAAACGTCCTCAAGGCGTTAAGGGCAAGGTCGGGAACCCTGGTGGACATAGGGAGCGGAGATGGAAGGATA GTGATTGCAGCAGCCAAACATGGTTTTCGTGCGTCAGGGTTTGAGCTGAACCCCTGGTTGGTGTGGTATTCTCGCTACAGGGCCTGGAGGGAGGGAGTCTACTGCTCCACCTCATTCCACATCTCAGACTTGTGGAAG GTCAGCTTTGCTCAATACTCcaatgttgtcatttttggaGTCCCTCAGATG ATGGAGAAGCTTGAGCTGAAATTGGCAAGCGAGCTGCCTAGCACAGCCAAGGTGGTGGCCTGTCGCTTCCCCTTCCCTACGTGGATTCCTGAAAGTACCGCGGGGGAGGGCATAGACACTGTATGGGTGTATGATGCAAAGACATTTAAATCACACCTGTAA